The nucleotide sequence TTTCAGCTTGTGTAACATACTGACCGAGTCACGGACCACCATTGTTGGGAAGGCCTTGTGGTGGCAGAGATCGAGGCAGACTTCCATGCCAGAGTTGCCGCATCCCACAACCAACACCTGCTTCCCTCGGTAGGCCTCTCCAGACCTGTAGTCGCAAGCATGGATGATCCGACCACCGAATTCTTCCAATCCTTCCACCTCTGGCACCACACTCTCTGCATTCTCCCCTGTAGCCACCACCAGCCAATGGCAGATGTACTCCACCTCCACCTCAGTGTTCCTGCCGGCAGTCCTGCTCCCCGACACGACGGTCCTCACTCGCCACATGCCGGCCGTCTCATCGTGCCTCGCGGATCGGACCGTCTCATTGAACTGCGGATTGAGCTCAAAGATCTTGGCGTAGGACTCCAAGTAGTCTACGAATTGTTTCTTGGATGGGTACTCGGGGAAGTCGTCGGGGAAGGGGAGCTTGGGGAGCTGGCAGAATTGTTTGGGGAGGTGGAGCTTTAAGCGATCATAGGTGCGCTTTTGCCAGAGGGAGGCAATGCAGTCGGACCTCTCGAGGATGACAAATGGAACGCCTCGCTCCTTTAGGCATGCGCCTACGGCCAGGCCCGAAGGACCAGCTCCGACGATGAGCGGGCCATGCACCCATTTGCATGTTTGCTTAAAAAGATCGTTGTCGTCCGACAAATGGGCCATGATGACAGAGCCAGGTGAAG is from Phoenix dactylifera cultivar Barhee BC4 chromosome 18, palm_55x_up_171113_PBpolish2nd_filt_p, whole genome shotgun sequence and encodes:
- the LOC103707027 gene encoding probable indole-3-pyruvate monooxygenase YUCCA5 isoform X2, producing MAHLSDDNDLFKQTCKWVHGPLIVGAGPSGLAVGACLKERGVPFVILERSDCIASLWQKRTYDRLKLHLPKQFCQLPKLPFPDDFPEYPSKKQFVDYLESYAKIFELNPQFNETVRSARHDETAGMWRVRTVEVEYICHWLVVATGENAESVVPEVEGLEEFGGRIIHACDYRSGEAYRGKQVLVVGCGNSGMEVCLDLCHHKAFPTMVVRDSVHVLPREVLGKPMFELAVSLMKWLPIWLTDRILLALSWMILGDIKEDGLKRPSEGPLQLKNTQGKTPVLDIGALEKIRSGAIKVVPGIKRFSHGRVELVDGRVVYVDSVILATGYRSNVLSWLQGSDFFSKDGFPKEPFPNGWKGKSGLYAVGFTRRGLSGVSLDAVRIAEDIGRVWKEETKQAKHIIACHRRCSSHI
- the LOC103707027 gene encoding probable indole-3-pyruvate monooxygenase YUCCA5 isoform X1, giving the protein MAHLSDDNDLFKQTCKWVHGPLIVGAGPSGLAVGACLKERGVPFVILERSDCIASLWQKRTYDRLKLHLPKQFCQLPKLPFPDDFPEYPSKKQFVDYLESYAKIFELNPQFNETVRSARHDETAGMWRVRTVVSGSRTAGRNTEVEVEYICHWLVVATGENAESVVPEVEGLEEFGGRIIHACDYRSGEAYRGKQVLVVGCGNSGMEVCLDLCHHKAFPTMVVRDSVHVLPREVLGKPMFELAVSLMKWLPIWLTDRILLALSWMILGDIKEDGLKRPSEGPLQLKNTQGKTPVLDIGALEKIRSGAIKVVPGIKRFSHGRVELVDGRVVYVDSVILATGYRSNVLSWLQGSDFFSKDGFPKEPFPNGWKGKSGLYAVGFTRRGLSGVSLDAVRIAEDIGRVWKEETKQAKHIIACHRRCSSHI